One genomic region from Microcella humidisoli encodes:
- the ald gene encoding alanine dehydrogenase, producing MRIAVPAEVKNNEYRVAITPAGVHDLVANGHEVLVQAGAGLGSSITDDEYAAQGARIVADAATAWGEADLLLKVKEPIESEYEHFRPGMLLFTYLHLAAEKELTHALLDKHVTAIAYETVQLPSRALPLLAPMSEVAGRLAPIVGANAMMRPNGGPGLLVPGVPGTDPANIVVLGGGVAGTNAVAMAVGLGAEVTVLDTNIQRLRELDALYSGRIRTIASNGYEIEKAAVQADMLIGSVLIPGAKAPKLVSNDLVSRMKPGSVLVDIAVDQGGCFADTRPTTHADPTFRVHDSIFYCVANMPGAVPTTSTYALTNATMPYVRAIANHSWKTALQADGSLALGLNTHAGSVTNEAVATAHGLDSVPLASALA from the coding sequence ATGAGAATCGCCGTTCCGGCCGAGGTCAAGAACAACGAGTACCGCGTCGCCATCACGCCCGCAGGCGTGCACGACCTGGTGGCCAACGGCCACGAGGTGCTCGTGCAGGCGGGCGCCGGGCTCGGATCATCGATCACCGATGACGAATACGCCGCTCAGGGTGCCCGCATCGTCGCCGACGCGGCCACCGCGTGGGGCGAGGCCGACCTCCTTCTGAAGGTGAAGGAACCGATCGAGTCGGAGTACGAGCACTTCCGCCCGGGAATGCTGCTCTTCACCTACCTGCACCTCGCCGCCGAGAAAGAGCTCACGCACGCTCTGCTCGACAAGCACGTCACGGCGATCGCCTACGAGACCGTGCAGTTGCCTTCGCGCGCCCTGCCGCTGCTGGCACCGATGAGCGAGGTCGCGGGCCGACTCGCCCCCATCGTCGGCGCGAACGCGATGATGCGCCCGAACGGCGGCCCCGGACTGCTCGTGCCCGGGGTGCCCGGCACCGACCCGGCGAACATCGTCGTGCTCGGCGGTGGCGTGGCCGGTACCAACGCTGTCGCCATGGCCGTGGGCCTCGGCGCGGAGGTCACCGTGCTCGACACCAACATCCAGCGACTCCGCGAGCTCGACGCCCTCTACAGCGGGCGCATCCGCACGATCGCGTCGAACGGCTACGAGATCGAGAAAGCGGCCGTGCAGGCCGACATGCTCATCGGCTCGGTGCTCATCCCCGGGGCCAAGGCTCCGAAGCTCGTGAGCAACGACCTCGTCTCGCGCATGAAGCCGGGCAGCGTGCTCGTCGACATCGCGGTCGACCAGGGCGGCTGCTTCGCCGACACCCGGCCCACGACGCACGCCGACCCCACCTTCCGCGTGCACGACAGCATCTTCTACTGCGTGGCGAACATGCCCGGCGCGGTGCCCACGACGTCGACCTACGCGCTCACGAATGCCACGATGCCCTACGTGCGGGCCATCGCGAACCACAGCTGGAAGACCGCTCTGCAGGCCGACGGCTCGCTCGCCCTCGGGCTCAACACCCACGCGGGTTCGGTGACCAACGAGGCGGTCGCGACCGCACACGGGCTCGACTCCGTGCCGCTCGCCAGCGCGCTCGCCTGA
- a CDS encoding FtsK/SpoIIIE domain-containing protein, translating into MHRLPPLPSPPRPPVRPPFPVIAVVAPLVGAVVIGLVTGSPFVLLFAVLSPLIAIATVLDGRRQARRAVRDESARFARECLEYEQAVLVAHADERADLDARHPLGPAADPDDRGAVRLGTAPAPSAMAPDAPPSSGDPVVDERLRGLLDRAHRHPALPVLLPRGPLLLQGTGAVAESLARRLQAEPGVVLERVAPADACPATATVLRVHSATRVVLHRPGGEPIVVRPELVSVRQLDQHTASRSTTAGPPPRVAWSELALRAAAEHVEGVPIGLDGSGAVGIDLERVGPHALVGGTTGSGKSEFLRALALSWAARLPPSAVHLLFVDFKGGATFAGLTRLPHVIGLVTDLDPLVAQRTLLSLRAELRRRERVLVDAGLRDVAQRPDVLARLVVLVDEFAALIDAFPELHAPFADLSARGRSLGVHLVLGTQHPAGAVRDAVAANCALRIAFRLSASAATGFIGRHAAEVASAPPGRALVIDADGARAVQVAVVDDADIVAVQERWASQPPIQSPWLPPLPERIDRAELAAFLAAPHPDPPRRGDDRNPITPALSGALPALAFGLLDEPSELRQRAALHEPASGGSLAVAGAPRSGRTTALIALRDAALEAACGVVVLPTSVADAWCLLEQLAEQPPTAALLLADDLDLLLADAGELAAELLQRWDAAVRAIRRVGGGAVAAVGAASSARSMLGTRFESRLLLRAVDADDHQLSGAPRGLFDRAAPPGRGWWHDVHVQVLDAGEGVLRPDRVVVPEWVPTAADALVVSRRPAAVADALRAAHPGHRIERDAAAAREAEGGATIELAPRLIIADPDAWHAAWAPFTAARRTTTVVLAQAESADARALLGVRATLPPLDPGCGDVWVLEPGEGVVRRRWPGLAAG; encoded by the coding sequence ATGCATCGACTTCCCCCGCTCCCGTCGCCGCCGCGCCCTCCCGTGCGCCCGCCGTTTCCCGTCATCGCCGTCGTGGCCCCGCTCGTGGGCGCGGTCGTCATCGGTCTCGTGACGGGCTCGCCTTTCGTGCTGCTGTTCGCCGTGCTGAGTCCGCTCATCGCGATCGCGACCGTGCTCGACGGTCGGCGTCAGGCGCGCCGAGCCGTGCGCGACGAATCGGCCCGTTTCGCGCGCGAGTGCCTCGAGTACGAGCAGGCCGTGCTCGTCGCCCATGCCGACGAACGAGCCGACCTCGATGCGCGCCATCCTCTCGGCCCGGCCGCCGATCCTGATGATCGGGGCGCCGTGCGTCTCGGCACGGCCCCCGCTCCGAGCGCCATGGCTCCGGATGCGCCGCCGTCGAGCGGCGACCCGGTGGTCGACGAGCGGCTGCGGGGCCTGCTCGATCGAGCCCACCGCCACCCCGCGCTCCCGGTGCTTCTTCCTCGAGGACCGCTCCTGCTGCAGGGTACGGGCGCAGTCGCCGAGTCGCTCGCGCGTCGCCTGCAGGCAGAGCCAGGGGTCGTGCTCGAGCGCGTCGCTCCCGCCGATGCGTGCCCCGCGACGGCCACGGTCCTGCGCGTGCACTCGGCGACGCGCGTCGTGCTGCACCGTCCGGGTGGTGAGCCCATCGTTGTGCGCCCCGAGCTCGTCAGCGTCCGTCAGCTCGATCAGCACACGGCGTCGCGATCGACGACGGCCGGTCCGCCGCCGCGCGTCGCGTGGAGCGAGCTCGCGCTCCGTGCCGCCGCAGAGCACGTCGAGGGCGTGCCGATCGGGCTCGACGGCTCCGGCGCGGTCGGCATCGACCTCGAACGCGTGGGGCCGCACGCGCTCGTCGGCGGCACGACCGGCAGCGGCAAGAGCGAGTTCCTCCGCGCCCTCGCGCTGAGCTGGGCGGCGCGCCTCCCGCCGAGCGCGGTGCACCTGCTCTTCGTCGACTTCAAGGGCGGTGCCACGTTCGCGGGCCTCACGCGGTTGCCGCATGTCATCGGGCTCGTCACTGATCTCGACCCGCTCGTCGCGCAACGCACCCTGCTGAGTCTGCGCGCCGAACTGCGGCGACGCGAGCGCGTGCTGGTCGACGCCGGGTTGCGCGACGTCGCGCAGCGCCCTGACGTGCTCGCGCGGCTCGTGGTGCTCGTCGACGAATTCGCCGCGCTCATCGACGCGTTCCCCGAGTTGCACGCTCCGTTCGCCGACCTGTCGGCGCGCGGACGCTCTCTCGGCGTGCACCTCGTGCTCGGCACCCAGCATCCCGCCGGTGCTGTGCGGGATGCGGTCGCGGCGAACTGCGCGCTGCGCATCGCGTTCCGGCTCTCGGCCTCGGCGGCCACCGGCTTCATCGGTCGCCACGCTGCGGAGGTCGCGAGCGCGCCGCCTGGTCGTGCGCTCGTGATCGATGCGGACGGAGCGCGAGCGGTGCAGGTGGCCGTCGTGGACGATGCCGACATCGTCGCGGTGCAGGAGCGCTGGGCCTCGCAGCCGCCAATCCAGTCGCCGTGGCTGCCCCCGTTGCCGGAGCGCATCGATCGTGCGGAGCTTGCGGCATTCCTGGCAGCGCCCCACCCAGACCCGCCGCGTCGAGGGGACGACCGGAATCCCATCACCCCGGCGCTCTCCGGGGCCCTGCCCGCGCTCGCGTTCGGCCTGCTCGACGAGCCGTCAGAGCTGCGCCAGCGTGCGGCTCTGCATGAGCCAGCGAGCGGCGGATCGCTCGCCGTCGCCGGGGCGCCCCGCAGCGGGCGCACAACAGCGCTGATCGCGCTCCGGGATGCGGCGCTCGAGGCCGCGTGCGGCGTCGTGGTGCTGCCGACGTCGGTCGCCGACGCGTGGTGCCTGCTCGAGCAGCTTGCAGAGCAGCCGCCCACCGCCGCACTGCTGCTCGCCGATGACCTCGACCTGCTGCTTGCCGACGCAGGCGAGCTCGCGGCCGAGCTGCTGCAGCGGTGGGACGCCGCCGTGCGCGCGATCCGGCGGGTCGGTGGGGGAGCGGTCGCCGCTGTCGGTGCCGCATCGTCTGCGCGGTCGATGCTCGGCACGCGCTTCGAGTCCCGGTTGCTGCTGCGGGCCGTCGATGCTGACGATCATCAGCTGTCCGGGGCCCCGCGGGGTCTCTTCGACCGCGCTGCGCCCCCCGGGCGCGGCTGGTGGCACGACGTTCACGTGCAGGTACTGGATGCGGGGGAGGGCGTGCTGCGTCCAGACCGCGTCGTCGTGCCGGAGTGGGTACCGACGGCGGCCGACGCGCTCGTCGTCTCGCGGCGGCCAGCGGCCGTCGCGGACGCGCTCCGAGCCGCGCACCCGGGGCACCGCATCGAGCGCGACGCCGCGGCCGCCCGTGAGGCCGAGGGAGGCGCCACGATCGAGCTCGCACCGCGACTGATCATCGCCGATCCCGATGCGTGGCATGCGGCGTGGGCGCCCTTCACCGCGGCACGGCGCACCACGACGGTCGTCCTCGCCCAGGCCGAGTCGGCCGATGCGCGAGCGCTGCTCGGCGTGCGCGCGACGCTACCGCCCCTCGATCCCGGCTGCGGTGACGTGTGGGTGCTCGAGCCGGGGGAGGGCGTCGTGCGCCGTCGGTGGCCAGGGCTCGCCGCGGGCTGA
- a CDS encoding zinc-ribbon domain-containing protein: MTCQHCGAALPPFALFCGECGRSVSAPAVVPPVVERPAAPVTAPLPVPVASPDAVPWSVDGPLSIDSPAAAEAPTPPVAAVAPARDADPSPCPMCGAAREPDDRYCAECGSPLPGDTRIIEPIIALRPEPELEPELEPEPEPEPEPVPQPQPQPQPQPQPVPQPQPPAPPVAVEPAPVPVPDVESTRIVPRGTGGARFVLQFSTGESYTVLGSGLAGRNPRPEPGEYVDHLVVIADPGRSVSKTHFEFGQEAGVFWVSDRHSGNGSVIREPGTDARPCEPGRRYPVVRGTRIDIGEQFVVVS, translated from the coding sequence GTGACGTGCCAGCACTGCGGGGCAGCGCTGCCGCCGTTCGCCCTGTTCTGCGGGGAATGCGGGCGGTCTGTCTCGGCCCCGGCCGTCGTTCCTCCCGTCGTCGAGCGGCCCGCGGCGCCTGTCACGGCGCCGCTGCCGGTGCCGGTGGCCTCGCCGGATGCGGTGCCGTGGTCGGTCGACGGACCGTTGTCGATCGACTCTCCCGCTGCGGCCGAGGCGCCGACGCCCCCCGTGGCGGCGGTCGCGCCCGCGCGTGACGCCGACCCGAGCCCGTGCCCGATGTGCGGGGCCGCGCGCGAGCCGGACGATCGCTACTGCGCCGAGTGCGGTTCGCCGCTGCCGGGCGACACCCGCATCATCGAGCCGATCATCGCGTTGCGGCCGGAGCCTGAGCTGGAGCCTGAGCTGGAGCCGGAGCCGGAGCCGGAGCCGGAGCCTGTGCCGCAGCCGCAGCCTCAGCCTCAGCCTCAGCCCCAGCCGGTGCCGCAGCCCCAGCCGCCCGCCCCGCCGGTCGCTGTCGAGCCGGCACCCGTGCCCGTACCCGACGTGGAGAGCACCCGGATTGTGCCGCGCGGCACGGGTGGGGCGCGGTTCGTGCTGCAGTTCAGCACGGGCGAGAGCTATACGGTGCTCGGCTCCGGGCTCGCCGGGCGCAATCCGCGCCCCGAGCCCGGCGAGTACGTCGACCACCTCGTCGTGATCGCCGATCCGGGGAGATCGGTCTCGAAGACGCACTTCGAGTTCGGGCAGGAAGCAGGGGTGTTCTGGGTCAGTGACCGTCACTCCGGCAACGGATCCGTCATCCGCGAGCCGGGCACAGACGCCCGGCCGTGCGAGCCGGGGCGCCGCTACCCGGTCGTGCGTGGCACGCGCATCGACATCGGCGAGCAGTTCGTCGTCGTGAGCTGA
- a CDS encoding transglutaminase domain-containing protein, with translation MTTATAFTLVAWTVVAVVLWPIYRDPAFVVLAVVSIGLGCALALAGAIARWPAWGTALAVLAAFTVFGVPLAVPSRTVYGVLPEPAGLLDLFAGVALGWRQLITIDLPVGSYQALLVPAFVLLLIGPVLTLTIAVRAVRGELAAIVPLAAFPIAVALGPQQPLLPISTAIALATTLLLWMAVWRRHRRAAAVGAAAAGDSRWLGARALASGVALLLVAGGVGAATVAAVPPTSDRTVLRTNAERPFDPLDEPSPLAAYRASFDPAIADDAALTVTGAPAGARIRLAVLDSYDGTVFAVGSDLVDSESGRFVRIPTRRDLTGVDGDRVTATLTVQRGTGVWLPSIGDFGAISIAGEDAADLRDRFVYNAVTGTAAFVGGVPVGLEYTIDAVLPPRPVESLADAAPGSAAVPAITAIPEALSTWLGDVVAGVEGSGPRLQRALDTLREQGYLSNGVADDEPPSRSGHSVERIEQLVLDRPMIGDAEQYAVAAALIARELGFPSRVVLGFGPIDESGTTTFVERDRTAWVEVSTAGSGWVAVDVVPERREIPPTEPDEPVPVARPQNAVPPPVDDPPPLEELAPPEIEQLDDPAIDPFWQAVLAVLSVVGPVLLIAGLIASPLMGIAAAKLRRRRRRRTASDPAARILGGWRDVTDEAIDFGVALPQSATRSEVAAVIGRPQAMVLARVADRAVYAPEAPESAEAERVWATADAVRASLAEGRTRRERWRAAISPRSLRRYPERRRTTGGRAS, from the coding sequence ATGACCACGGCGACCGCGTTCACGCTCGTCGCCTGGACGGTCGTCGCCGTCGTGCTCTGGCCGATCTACCGCGACCCCGCGTTCGTCGTGCTCGCGGTCGTCTCGATCGGGCTCGGATGCGCGCTCGCCCTGGCCGGGGCGATCGCGCGTTGGCCCGCCTGGGGCACCGCGCTCGCCGTGCTCGCGGCCTTCACCGTATTCGGGGTTCCCCTCGCGGTGCCGAGCCGCACCGTCTACGGCGTCCTGCCCGAACCGGCGGGACTGCTCGACCTCTTCGCCGGCGTCGCGCTCGGCTGGCGGCAGCTCATCACGATCGACCTGCCTGTGGGCTCCTATCAGGCGCTGCTCGTTCCCGCGTTCGTGCTGCTGCTGATCGGTCCGGTGCTCACGCTCACGATCGCGGTGCGCGCGGTTCGCGGCGAGCTCGCGGCCATCGTGCCTCTCGCCGCCTTCCCGATCGCCGTCGCGCTCGGGCCCCAGCAGCCGCTGCTGCCGATCTCGACGGCGATCGCCCTCGCCACCACCCTGCTGCTCTGGATGGCGGTCTGGCGACGCCACCGGCGGGCGGCCGCCGTCGGCGCCGCGGCGGCGGGCGACTCGCGCTGGCTCGGGGCTCGGGCCCTCGCGTCCGGCGTGGCGCTGCTGCTCGTCGCCGGCGGAGTGGGGGCCGCGACGGTCGCCGCGGTGCCGCCCACCAGTGATCGCACGGTGCTGCGCACGAACGCCGAGCGTCCCTTCGACCCGCTCGACGAGCCCAGCCCGCTCGCCGCCTATCGCGCATCGTTCGACCCCGCGATCGCGGATGATGCGGCGCTCACCGTGACGGGCGCGCCCGCTGGAGCGCGCATCCGCCTCGCCGTGCTCGATAGCTACGACGGCACCGTCTTCGCCGTCGGCAGCGATCTCGTCGACAGCGAGTCCGGCCGATTCGTGCGCATCCCGACGCGGCGCGACCTGACCGGGGTCGACGGCGATCGCGTCACCGCGACCCTGACCGTGCAGCGCGGCACCGGGGTCTGGTTGCCGTCCATCGGCGACTTCGGGGCCATCAGCATCGCGGGCGAGGACGCCGCCGACCTGCGCGACCGCTTCGTCTACAACGCTGTCACAGGCACGGCGGCCTTCGTCGGGGGAGTGCCCGTGGGGCTCGAGTACACGATCGACGCGGTGCTGCCGCCGCGGCCGGTCGAGAGCCTCGCTGACGCGGCCCCCGGATCCGCGGCGGTGCCCGCGATCACGGCCATCCCCGAAGCCCTCAGTACGTGGCTCGGCGACGTCGTCGCCGGCGTCGAGGGCTCGGGCCCGCGTTTGCAGCGAGCGCTCGATACTCTGCGCGAGCAGGGCTACCTCAGCAACGGGGTGGCCGACGACGAGCCCCCCAGCCGATCGGGCCACTCGGTCGAGCGCATCGAGCAGCTCGTGCTCGACCGGCCCATGATCGGCGATGCCGAGCAGTACGCCGTCGCGGCCGCGCTCATCGCGCGCGAGCTCGGGTTTCCCTCCCGCGTCGTGCTGGGCTTCGGGCCGATCGACGAGAGCGGTACGACGACGTTCGTCGAGCGCGACCGCACCGCGTGGGTCGAGGTGTCGACCGCCGGCTCGGGCTGGGTCGCCGTCGATGTCGTGCCCGAGCGCCGCGAGATCCCGCCGACCGAGCCCGACGAGCCCGTGCCGGTCGCGCGTCCCCAGAACGCTGTGCCGCCGCCGGTCGACGACCCGCCCCCGCTGGAGGAGCTCGCGCCGCCCGAGATCGAGCAGCTCGACGACCCCGCGATCGATCCCTTCTGGCAGGCCGTGCTCGCCGTGCTCTCCGTCGTCGGGCCGGTGCTGCTCATCGCGGGCCTCATCGCCTCGCCGCTCATGGGCATCGCGGCCGCGAAGCTGCGTCGGCGCCGTCGTCGCCGCACCGCGAGCGATCCGGCCGCGCGCATCCTCGGCGGATGGCGCGACGTCACCGACGAGGCGATCGACTTCGGTGTGGCGCTGCCGCAGTCGGCAACGCGCTCCGAGGTCGCCGCGGTCATCGGGCGTCCGCAGGCCATGGTGCTCGCCCGCGTCGCCGATCGTGCGGTGTACGCGCCCGAGGCGCCGGAATCGGCGGAAGCCGAGCGAGTGTGGGCGACGGCCGACGCGGTGCGGGCATCCCTCGCCGAAGGGCGCACCCGCCGGGAGCGCTGGCGGGCGGCGATCTCGCCCCGATCGCTGCGCCGGTATCCTGAACGGCGACGGACGACGGGGGGTCGGGCATCGTGA
- a CDS encoding DUF58 domain-containing protein, which yields MTSAPESRGRAPAAAPSSERSRRTVDESTIGSTVTTARTRIVGERTGWGADAVVAIVRSARAARTGLDRARQAASSVVTPLGWTVAALVPVALLAGYAWGWAELVVLGMVGATLAVVAAVYLLGRTSLSVELAPPPHRVAVGDPAVARLRVRNPSGRRSFGQVVDLPVGAEIVPVSVPGLAPDGDIAREVAVPTTRRGRVGLGPVRSVRADPIGLVRRELIWTPAVEIVVHPRTIDIPSTSSGLVRDLEGQPTRDLTPSDLAFHALREYVPGDDRRHIHWKSTAKTGTFMVRQFEETRRSHLIVALSIASIDFGSDEEFELAVSVAGSLGARAIRDAREVSVVVSAVTPEFAKRAVVALRPLSTLTPSRLLDELAVVEHGPAALGILDVARLAGESARGVSVAFLVVGSTVTPARLRTAAAGFPPAVEVVVILCDPDHVPGRRRLGAFSVVTIGSLADLRRAMRGATTW from the coding sequence GTGACGAGCGCTCCCGAGAGTCGCGGCCGGGCTCCCGCCGCAGCGCCGTCGAGCGAGCGATCGCGGCGCACCGTCGACGAGTCGACCATCGGGTCGACCGTCACGACGGCGCGCACGCGGATCGTCGGCGAGCGCACCGGCTGGGGGGCGGATGCCGTGGTCGCGATCGTGCGCTCGGCCCGTGCCGCGCGCACCGGTCTCGACCGCGCCCGGCAGGCCGCGTCGTCGGTCGTCACGCCGCTCGGCTGGACCGTGGCGGCCCTCGTGCCCGTCGCGCTCCTCGCGGGATACGCATGGGGATGGGCAGAGCTCGTCGTGCTCGGCATGGTCGGCGCCACCCTTGCCGTGGTCGCGGCCGTCTATCTTCTCGGGCGGACGAGCCTCAGCGTCGAGCTGGCTCCGCCGCCCCATCGCGTCGCGGTGGGCGACCCGGCCGTCGCCCGGCTCCGTGTGCGCAACCCGAGCGGCCGCCGGTCGTTCGGGCAGGTCGTCGACCTGCCGGTCGGCGCGGAGATCGTGCCGGTCTCGGTGCCGGGCCTCGCTCCCGATGGCGACATCGCCCGCGAGGTCGCCGTGCCCACCACCCGCCGCGGCCGCGTGGGCCTCGGGCCGGTGCGCTCGGTGCGCGCCGACCCCATCGGCCTCGTGCGTCGCGAGCTCATCTGGACTCCGGCGGTCGAGATCGTCGTGCACCCGCGCACGATCGACATCCCCTCCACTTCGAGCGGGCTCGTGCGCGACCTCGAGGGCCAGCCGACGCGCGACCTGACGCCGAGCGACCTGGCCTTCCACGCGCTGCGCGAGTACGTGCCCGGCGACGACCGGCGCCATATCCACTGGAAGTCGACGGCGAAGACGGGCACCTTCATGGTGCGCCAGTTCGAAGAGACTCGGCGCAGCCACCTGATCGTGGCGCTCAGCATCGCGAGCATCGATTTCGGCTCAGACGAGGAGTTCGAGCTCGCGGTGAGCGTGGCGGGCAGTCTCGGAGCGCGCGCGATCCGCGACGCGCGAGAGGTCTCGGTCGTCGTGAGCGCCGTGACCCCCGAGTTCGCCAAGCGCGCCGTCGTGGCGCTGCGTCCGCTCTCGACGCTGACCCCGTCCCGACTGCTCGACGAGCTCGCGGTCGTCGAGCACGGGCCGGCCGCCCTCGGAATCCTCGACGTCGCGCGCCTCGCGGGCGAGAGCGCCCGCGGAGTCTCCGTGGCGTTCCTCGTCGTCGGCTCCACCGTGACGCCCGCCCGCCTGCGCACGGCCGCGGCGGGCTTCCCGCCCGCGGTCGAGGTCGTCGTCATTTTGTGCGACCCCGACCACGTGCCGGGTCGCCGACGCCTGGGCGCGTTCTCGGTCGTCACGATCGGCTCGCTCGCCGACCTGCGCCGAGCCATGCGGGGGGCGACGACATGGTGA
- a CDS encoding AAA family ATPase, with protein sequence MTMTPEQASWFADIVERIVGNVEHVVLGKSYVIRLSLTALLSEGHLLLEDVPGTGKTSMARALAQSIRGTTTRVQFTPDLLPGDITGMTVYDQRSGEFEFHRGPVFATIVLADEINRASPKTQSALLEVMEEGHVTIDGVTHPVTAPFLVIATQNPIEQAGTYRLPEAQLDRFLMKTAIGYPDHAATVRILDAAGGPRAAVLEPVVELDVVRDMIAVARTVHIDPVITDYVARLVDATRTHPDVRLGASVRGALALVRCAKTFAAIQGRHYVVPDDVKALAEPVLAHRLGLDPESEFDGVTAPSVVAQILVETPPPSDRVAV encoded by the coding sequence ATGACCATGACCCCCGAGCAGGCCTCCTGGTTCGCCGACATCGTCGAGCGCATCGTGGGCAACGTCGAGCACGTCGTGCTGGGCAAGTCGTACGTGATCCGGCTCAGCCTCACGGCCCTGCTGAGCGAGGGCCATCTGCTGCTCGAGGACGTGCCCGGCACCGGCAAGACGTCGATGGCACGGGCGCTTGCGCAGAGCATCCGGGGCACGACGACGCGCGTGCAGTTCACCCCCGACCTGCTGCCCGGAGACATCACGGGCATGACCGTCTACGACCAGCGCTCGGGAGAGTTCGAGTTCCACCGCGGACCAGTGTTCGCCACGATCGTGCTCGCGGACGAGATCAACCGGGCGAGCCCGAAGACGCAGTCGGCCCTGCTCGAAGTCATGGAGGAGGGGCATGTCACGATCGACGGGGTGACCCACCCCGTCACGGCGCCGTTCCTCGTCATCGCGACCCAGAACCCCATCGAGCAGGCCGGCACCTACCGGCTGCCCGAGGCGCAGCTCGACCGCTTCCTCATGAAGACCGCGATCGGCTACCCCGACCACGCGGCGACCGTGCGGATTCTCGACGCCGCGGGCGGGCCGCGGGCCGCGGTGCTCGAGCCCGTCGTCGAGCTCGACGTCGTGCGCGACATGATCGCCGTCGCGCGCACGGTGCACATCGACCCCGTCATCACCGACTACGTCGCTCGACTCGTCGACGCCACCCGCACCCACCCCGACGTGCGGCTCGGCGCGAGCGTGCGCGGAGCTCTCGCCCTCGTGCGGTGCGCGAAGACCTTCGCCGCGATCCAGGGGCGGCACTACGTCGTGCCCGATGACGTCAAGGCGCTCGCCGAGCCCGTGCTCGCGCACCGCCTCGGCCTCGACCCCGAGTCGGAGTTCGACGGCGTGACCGCCCCCTCCGTGGTCGCGCAGATTCTCGTCGAGACCCCGCCGCCGAGCGATCGGGTCGCCGTGTGA